The sequence ACTACGCTTAGACAGCAGGTCgtcatgcacaatttggatttttttggtgaaatccgttttgtgtgtgtgtgtgtgtgtgtgtgtgtgtgtgtgtgctcgttcattttaaacattaaatacaacttgtatcagttttgagtctgaactgaatgcgaccctgaagtgacccacatgcactaaagaggtcctgatggaatacatgaccacacactgtgtttacagaaggaacactCCTGGAATGCAGAATTgggatgtttgtcacatttcaatgacgtaaaggtcggataaatgtgatctggccggtggaagcggaggtggaggcaGAGGTCTATGGCAGGCCAACTCTATCAGTATTCACCACTCCAACAACACATCTGGTCATTTAAACGCTGTAAAAATGGCGTCCAAACCACCAAAACACCGTAAAATGTGGCATACAAATATAAAACGCTGTAAAATGCGGTGTAAATTCTCACAAAAACGCTGTTTTTTATGCCGTCATGTGCTGTTTAAAGAGCGGCATAAAAAGTGGCCTGGGCCAGATTTGAACAAATCAGATTAGTGCCGTTCAAACTGTttctaacagatcagatacaggtcacatagtggtaaaaaatctgatttgggccacgtttgcctgcagtctgaacgcagccttagTCAGGTGGAGGATAGTCCTATTCAACTGAAAACAGAACATGTCATTTTTGTTGACAAGTGTATGTCAGGTCTGTTTAATTTTGCATCTGGTTTAAGTGACAATGGTTTTCCACAGTACTTCAAACTCCTTCAGAAGCTGCTGTATTCATCACAGTAGGATGATGACGTAAACCTGCCTGAGGGTTTGAGGAACATTTAACAGTTGCTTCCATCCTTGACCTTTTCTCAAGATTTGGTCCTGCAGATGAAATGGTACCAACATTCATGAAATTATGTTGAGAGGTTTCCTTTGATTGACTCTGACACTGAGGAGTCATGACCCATCCTTACAAAGATGAGTGGTCTGATATTTTCTCAACCagtatttgttttaaaaaaaaaacaatcaatccaCACAACCTTTGCTTAACAGAATATTTCTGTAGAACACCCctcaaaaaagtgactttaacctgtaaagatgcaaacatccactggaaaccTAAAGTATCTACTTATCTACAAATTTGAagaactgttcatccactaatcctatcagtacatgtgaataaatggtgtaaaatatagttcttcatcttctcatggtcatcagatatgacccatttggacattcagaggctccacagttaccatggaaacaccgtcatcttctacaacattcattcatcagtaaaaaccatggagttggatcaatgacagtggatggagtcactcggtttctgttcagttattgaaagatttgctgaaaaaattctctttttcttcagttttctcagttttcatataataaccttggaaatgactgtgtgttttcatgaacatctacatgatcagcaaattaaatttaggggaaaatacatgacttacagtgaaaaatgcaaaatacagaggataatattgcaataaatggagataaatgacttaagaaaagttaaatagagagaaacattcatttgggagctgccagaaaagtagtactgggtctttatgggttaatgaatgctggaaacagcacacacacacaggctttaatctgtcacaACATAAAGTCATACATTTAAGATACCTGAATAGTGGCATCTGTCATGTTAAGTGTATTCTTCATATTAGATTAAATATCACATCAgagtagattagaatagattcaATCAATATTTAGATCAACCACATTTGACCCCCCtagtaaaaatatgaaacaggTTTAGAATTTTGGTAAATATTGACACAATTGTAGAAGGTGTGTCTGTTAgattttttcattacatttttttttttttttcaatttcctcTATATTAAATCTGGTGCTTTTATGGTTCAACAAATGACAGTGGCAATGAAAATGTGAGACGCACAAGACTGCAATGAGTGAATGAGACAATAACACTTCTACTGatgacacaacacaacaacagccaTGAGTGATATTAAACAacaaagtgttgaaaatgtcCAGATTATGAAACCTGCTGGAACCTATCCCCATAAACCAAGGCTTTATCACAGCAGCCTGAATTAGATTCCTACTCAGGGTCCTGCCATTCCCCTCTTCTTTCTTCCCtctctcttcctgtctctgtccACGTACACGACCAAATGGAGGCCAAATCCCCCAGAATTCATCTGAAAGGAAATAGCCATTATATTGTTGAATATATGAAGTAAACTTGTAGCTTGTGCTTGTGTTTTAGTCCATGAAATGTCCTTTTACATCTTGATGAGAGGCCCAACTGTACAGAGAAAATGACTCATACTGGTGTGGACTGGGCATAAGCCTTTGGTGAATTCTCCTTTTCAGTCCAGTCATGATCTTTCTCCTGTTGTTGATGATCCTGCTGGTTGTGGAATCTGATAGTGAGGAGTGTTACTTACAAGCTCCATCAAAGTTTCAGTCACATTTGGTCTCTGGTCCAACTTCAGCCATCGTAGTTGGAATGTTTATATTCACCAAGTCAAAAATCTAGCATGCAGTGAAAAAAATCTTTGTGCTTttgacatttaaatgaacaaattacatgattctactttttattatgtttgtggtgcACCTTGTCTAGATGTGGGTTTGTATACTGTACAACTTGGTGGGGTTTggtcaaacaaagcaaagtgcagCTCTACCCACACTGATAGTTTAGAATCACAGAAGCTGAATACCTGCCAATGAAGCAGAGGACAAGAAACAGACTGGATTTGGATAGAAACCTGAATAAAAAGTTCAATGTTATAAGggttatctctctctctctctctctctctctctctctctctctctctctctctttctgtctgtctctctctctctctctctctctctctctctctctctgctctgcTGATCTCTGAATTAAACCTCGTAGCTGTAACTCCTTTCTTCTGAATGTATTCGTATAAATTCATAAACAGGAGTCTGGCTCCTCAGTCagactaaatgtgtgtatatgtgagtctGTCATCTGTCGAATCTCAAAGACATAATTGGTTTTCAAATGTCCATTCAGTTTGATTTTAACACTGTGAAGAATTGGGGAAAGTAGttttgtctgatttattaaaaaaaaaaaaaatctattttgttaatttgatgctgagattttttaacattaaataagtCAGTGTATAAAGGAGGAGGAAAGTGTTGAATTTTGATCAGGATTAGGATCATTTGAATCATTCTGATCAAATTAAAAATCATATACTAGACCGAAATTATGCCAGTGTGGGTTAAAAGTAATCATTACTTATGTTAATACtctcaaagaaaaagaaaaaaaaacaaaaaacaaatacaaatagcAAAAATTTCCCCACATCTACTTTTAAGATGAGTGGAATCATTCAGAGATAGTTTTGTGTTACTTTGAGTCATCTCATATGAGTTCTCCTAAATTGATCATTGAAAACTGTCCACATGATCCTGCAGAAATGACTGACAATGTTTAATATGTTATACATTTtggatttgtgtatgtatgtgtgtgtgtgtgtgtgtgtgtaggtgtgtgtgtgtgtgtgtgtgtatgtaggtgtgtgtgcgtgcgtgtgtgtgtgtgtgtgtgtgtatctatgtatttattcatttgttgtgTGTCATGTAAAGATCTGGAGTACTTGTTCTTTGTCTGCTCAGTGGGTGTAGAGTAAACTCTACTATCTGATCAAATAGTTGCTCCGTTGCTCATGTTGACCCACAGGTAAATATTACAAACCCCGTTCCAGTGCTTCATGTGTTTATTTAACCATTAAACTACAcagtaaaaatacacacacagtgtgtgtgtgtattttttttttttttaatttgtcccATTCTCAATACAAACAGGTCCTGCAGTGTGCACCAGTACAGAGTGTTCATCAGCACTTTTTGTGCAGACTGCATCAGGCTGGTCCTGCACCTGCACCTTCTTCTTCCACAGCCAGGCCTATGGTTTCATAATGAGGTTTTGCATTGTCTTGGTGAAATATACATGGACATCACTTAAAAATAAATGGTCTTCAAGGCCAGATGCATGAATGTGAGTGGACTTTTCAGCATTCTTTGCCCTTTGTGCTCACCCAACCCGAGACCATGACAGACCCTGTCTTCTGGACTTGtcactggtttgtttgtttgtttgtttatttttttatttcaaatatcaacatttaaaacaaaaaaacaacaaagaaaaacataaataaaatagattTGAAAATGAGTGGGATGCAGTTCCACTTGGATACTACTGCCTCCTTGACACATCTTCTTCTACTGACCACCAAGTCCCATGTCAGCTCcacaaaacaactgaaaaaatcgtacacatatcaaaataataataataatggattggatttatatagcgcctttctagacacccaaagcgctttacattattgacccattattcattcgctctcacattctccctctggtggtggtaaactacatctgtagccacagctaccctggggcagactgacagaagcgtggctgccactttgcgcctacggcccctctgaccaccaccaaacattcatacaccagtgtgggtggcactggaggcgaagtgtcttgcccaaggacacaacggactgactaggacagagcgggattcgaaccgccaacccttcggttattggacaacccactctaccaactgagccatggccgcccaaaaTAGATTGGGTCCAAGCCTGTACAAAATGCAAACATTTTATATGTATCAAAAATGAATTCTGTACATGTCATAGCATCATTCTTAAAGCTCTCCATTACTTCCATATTATATATTACATTGTATATCTGAATACATTTTCCATAATCATGTAATAtactatacattatatacattgtGCAATAGCCCACTATGTTTGAATAGACTATATGTTAATGCACTGGTTTACAGTCTGTATGTCCCTGTACTTCTATGGTCCATATCTTGCAGTGTTTATTTCTCCCTACAGACCAGAGTGATTGATGTGAGTCCAGTCCATGTTCCCACTGAGTGCTGGTTCAGTCCAGATGCCTCACGGTGCCTTCACACCAGCCCTATTTAACCAAACTCTAGTTGGTTTACTCtcaaagggcctgatttactaaaagtTTGTGTGTAAAAACTTGACTGCGTATGCAAAAAACGTTGAAGCTAATCCACTAACAGGACGCACTGAGGGTTGCATCtctcaaatggacaaaatagcTCACACAACCCATTTAGCGTATTTggcttgatgaatatgcaatatgggcgtttctgccagaacacgcAAAATTACTGGCGTGAAATGTGACTTACCAAACCTATATTTAGTgcatctgaaaggcaggttttaactgacaCAGCTTCACTGAAAACTGGCGACAATTGTTGTGGTGAGGATGCAGCATAGGTCCAACCAAAGACaacgcagagaaccaatctgttctgctcgcatcaacatttttggaatgacggaggACAAAATACTACAGACGTACGTCGTAGCAGCAGTGCCACTGGAGAACTGCCAGATGAACCAGAGGATGATCTGGGTCCAGTCACAacaggagtcatgcaataccttctatgactaaactcctccaacgatacatttccttcatctggatcattccagtcactgttgctggtgtatcccagagcaggtTTTACagcatactgtctccatgacgacaaccagtagcgcaaaTCCTCATTTCAGTATGGAGGtgtccaagactttgcacctgttgtcatttgcacaggcaatcttagttgatcacctgtgacactCAAATCAATAGCTTGCACTTTTTTAGAGCAAGTGAGCAAATTTGTTCCtgttatttgtgatcttagtaaatcaggcccaaagtCTGCTTTGTTTGAGGAGGTGTGAATGCACAATCCAACTTACTGCAGATCAAAGATCCTGAAACTAAAAAAACGTAGGTCTGAGCCCCCTTTGACTGAACCAGACAACAACACCAGGCATTGTGGGTAAACACAacctccatgttttgttttcatctggCAGAAATAGAAAGTGCTCTGTTTGAACCAACAGATGAGGGAGCTTTCTTGTTCTTTGTTTGTCTTGTCATATGCTTCAGTATTTCTTGATGCAGCTCCACCACAAGAGTTAAAGGTTGGTTTTGTGCAGAGCAAAAGCAATCTGGGACCAGCTGAGTGTTGGAACCCCAACTGCATAAAGTCTGTGATCATCATTTACCATCAGATGGAatatatgttgaaaaataaacatcataacttaaaccttttttccaactgtcctttttccacaaacttttgaAGCCTCCTCATAAGTATGGAAGCATAAAAACTACAACACTGACATTAACGCTCCGAGACAGGAATAAGTTTACACAGTACTAACACTATGGTTTATCTGAATACTTctgtaattgaatgtaaaaaaggTTTTTCTAACCAAGTAACCAAAACAGACATACAGTACTATGTCAAAGTCCTGCCACAGTcccactaaatagtgactttaacctttccaacccatttccttcagttttctgtgtgcctttgaaggctgtgcacatattctgCTTATGCTAATgcttttcaaaaatattttatattCTTGTGTCTGTTGAGGAAAATAATAAATGATCAAATATAGTAACTATGCTACTGTAATCCTATAGTATAGTCATTTATTGTGTATTCTTATTTTAATTCAAATCAAATTCATAATATCTCATACTTTTATATTATGGTCTGCTAACTGAAGACAAAGTATCAAGCTTTTTCAAATATCTTACATATCAAACTGATatgttatttatttcatttaataaatgaaaaaaaaaaagaatataataaaataataataataataataataataataataataataataataataataataataataatacacaaactgaaaaaaattggaattgtagATTAAACCAGCTTCACCCCCCAGTGTTAATGTGTAACCCAGACAGTTGCACCAGTGCAGGTCGACACCTACCATTTACTACAAACCAACAGCGTAGGAAGAGCTGCCCTTTGAGTTGTTGACTAGAACAGatcaaataaaatgattaaagcaACACATGAGATGTGATGGTGTTTGTGGAGGTCGGTAAGTGTATATAAGAGCCGCTCAGTGTCTGGTCCTGCACCTCCACACAGGAAGAGCACCAGCTGAACTCCTCCTGCTGCAGGTTGGATCCCactcttcttctgtccttcctctgCTCAACTGTCACTAACTCTTCTCTGCTCACTTCAGCTGCTTTCACCATCATCACtcacctgtctgtgtctgtgtttgaaaGCTCAACCGTCCTCTTCAACGTCTCCACCACATTCATCATCAACATGCTGActgtgtctgttcttctgtgtgcTCTGGTGGCTCTGAGCACAGCTGATGGTGAGGATGTGTTCAGGATTCACATAGAGAACACACACTAAAGAGTCTGACCTTAGACCAGCTGATGGTGAGGATGTGTTCAGGATtcacacagagaacacacactAAAGAGTCTGACCTTAGACCAGCTGATGGTGAGGATGTGTGTTCAGGCTTCGTTTATTTAAGCCTCAAGAACAGGAAAACAGCCACGGTGTAAATGTACGCTGACAGACTGGACACATTTCAGATGAAAGTGGAAATCTACTGTTGGTCAGCTcagtgtctttctttctttctttctttctctctctctctctctctctctctctctctccctccctctctgtgACAAGACCCAGACCACAAACATTGGTCTTCAGACCAGTGTCGAGGCTCAGACCGGTCTCCAGAACTCCATCACTAGTGGACTGTGGAGGGCTGGCATTGGCCGTTGACAAATGATTCTATTCTTATACAAtggaacatgtttttaaaatagatgcaCCTGACTGCTTGTATTTGAAGAGGGCGCTTcataaataatgatactattctgtgatgatgatgatttttgtacaaatcccacgGAGACCACGATGtcagagaccaagacaagaccaagtcCAAATGAGTTGAGTCCATCACAAGACTGAGAGCACAAAAAGCTGAACTGGAGAACTACAtcactactgtgtgtgtgtgtgtgtgtgtgtgtgtgtgtgtgtgtgtgtgtgtgtgtgtgtgtgtgtgtgtgtgtgtgtgtgtggctgtctgtctgtctgtctgtctgtctgtcctattttcagttacattttcacctgtaataacattgttttttttactgtgactTTCTAACATGAAACAGATTTAATTTGGACATTTTTCATCACATTTCAAATGATCatcttctctgtctttttttctagATGAAGCCACCAGGAGCCGACCTACTTGTGCAGAAGGTTGGAGTCCCTATGAGAAGGACTGCTTCCATTATTTTGAAGAAAAGATGCCTTGGGTTGATGCTGAGGTAATCAGGAGGATTTGGATTCAGATTTGGACATTCCACAATTATGGTTTTCATGTTCTTCAAATGACATGCATTCGATTTCAAcaacatatgatatttaacagttttcttcagttAATCTGTTGATAATGACTTGTGATATTAATCAAATTCAAACAAATGATCTACAACACCAAGAGATCTTCAGCCAAACTAACAAGCTCAGTATTTAATGAATGCTGCTTTCCCTAAGTACACACTGTGGCACTGCAAAAGCTACACTGTAAAATATGACTAGCTGATCTGACTGAATCGAATCTAGGAAAGCGGTTGTACTCAAAAAAGCCAAGTAAACATGATTATTAGTCTGAAGTTAAGTTCAGTTTACTTCATATCTActagtttaatttatttaatttatttaaaaatatcAAGTATAATTAAACTGATCTTTGTAAGTATAAGCTACTTAAATAACTGAAGAAAGCACAACAAAGAATGATTAGTTTGCAGGGTTATTTTTTATTCAGACTAAATACCATGTCAGCAACACACACGTGTGTATTTTTATGCAGTTAGACAAGAACGATGGTAGAAAAGGAAGCGAAGGGAATAGGATATTTACATAACTTGGAATGACTCtgtatttagttttgggtttttctttgACACAATCATGAGAGATGAGAGAGGAAGGCCTTCCACCAGGTAGATGCCAGAAAGTTGAGAACAAGTCGGATTTCCACACTAGAATGAGCAAGGCCACGTTGACTCATGGTGTTTGAAAATGGCTGCTCCAAGAACAGGTGTTCTGGATGATTCCACCTTCAACCACATTGTGGAAGAGCTTAAgcacacctgtggagcctgatTACTCTGGGAAACTTCAAGTAAGGAACCTAGACATGTGAGCAGCTCTTCAAATCAGTGTGTTTGTGCACGTTACAGCACAACACTGTAGCATGTGTCTGTTTACTTCTGGGGTTTATGACAATCCTAACGCTTCTTTCCGTCTAAAATGACCTTCCACGATGCCTCAGAAAACTTCAGCGCTCCTCTCCCGCTCACTGACACTCACTAACTAACTAAGCGCCTTGTGACAAACCTCCTTAAAGGTGCTTAAAGAAGAAAATTATACcaccaactggactggactgagacTCCAGAGGGTGTtcaaaacatgaacagaaagtTTCAAGTCCAGTTTTCTCAGATCAACTTCTtcagaagaaaatgagtaaatattcattatacaTGAGTTAAATTAACAAGATAGTGAGAAATAAGTCAAGTATGCTAATAGGATTTACACAACTACAAGTACTACCTTTTAAAGTGTAATCTGATCATACccgttgttgtgtgtgtgtgttcatcaccCCTACAGATGAACTGTCAGAAACACAATGGAAACCTGGCTTCAGTCCACAGTCAGGAAGAGCTGGACTTCATCCATTCCCTCGTACCTGTCAACTCTTCAGGAGTAGGCCTGTGGCTGGGAGGCTCCAACTGTCAGCAGGtaaaacaacattcccaaactgTCTCATCCAGAGACACTTTCAGTTCAGATGGCTTTATTTCCACTCTTTATCTTGTAGGACGACACTTGGCTGTGGAAAGACGGCAGTGCTTTTAAATTCACCTTCTGGTGTCCAGAAGAACCAAACAACCTGTTTGGGCGCCAGCACTGTCTGCAGGCTGATCTTGGAGGTGTGTGGGGAACCTGATAACACAGCACAGCACTGTTTGAACCTTCATTTTATGAGCTGATGGAGGTTTGATTTGGTACAGCACAACTTGTCACCACATACTACATGGTACTGTTGGTCTGAGTCAGTTTTCAGGTAATAGATGGTATGCTGTTCTGAACAGAGCCTGTCATTTTTTCTGATCATTGTATATCATAtcatactagaagcactcggagagcgcagatctccgccaaggctgatcagtggcccccccccgtgggcccccccccaccaaggaggttatgtttttgccagggtttgtttgtctgtctgtctgtccgttagtgtgcaacataactcaaaaagttatggacagatttgatgaaattttcagggtttgttggaaatgggataaggaagaaatgattaaattttggtggtgatcgggggtggggggggcccacggggggggtcactgatcagccttggcggaggtctgcgctctccgagtgcttctagttattcctGTGAAATCTGGATCATACTTCCTGGAACTCTGAGGTAGCTTGATATTTAAAATCACAAACTTGCTTCTGTGATTCATTTCTGCTTCATACAATCTCTGTTTCATGACCTTGTTTAATTGCAGTCTTCTTGTGCAGCTTCACTGAAATTTTATCTGAAAATGTAAATTTGGGAGACTGCTCTCATGAAATGccattgtatgtcatgccagttcttatggcatttggcgtgctatatgtactctatttgattgtgtgtcaatttacgccaagatctgtggtaaaaataaccctaaccctaattctaaccctcagtgcgt comes from Sphaeramia orbicularis chromosome 18, fSphaOr1.1, whole genome shotgun sequence and encodes:
- the LOC115438520 gene encoding type-2 ice-structuring protein-like; amino-acid sequence: MLTVSVLLCALVALSTADDEATRSRPTCAEGWSPYEKDCFHYFEEKMPWVDAEMNCQKHNGNLASVHSQEELDFIHSLVPVNSSGVGLWLGGSNCQQDDTWLWKDGSAFKFTFWCPEEPNNLFGRQHCLQADLGALKCWNDLQCGVTLPSVCRSDL